Proteins co-encoded in one Oncorhynchus kisutch isolate 150728-3 linkage group LG1, Okis_V2, whole genome shotgun sequence genomic window:
- the LOC109895267 gene encoding class E basic helix-loop-helix protein 40 produces the protein MEMERIPSAQPTPKHQQAELSDMQGMDFPMYVYKSRRGMKRGDDSKETYKLPHRLIEKKRRDRINECIAQLKDLLPEHLKLTTLGHLEKAVVLELTLKHVKALTTLLENQQQKILSLQNGMQIEQSSPSQENSEEIFRSGFHVCAKEVLQYLVNQEGHGDLSPSHMVNHLHKVATEVLQGPPRSPCKPRSEETTIHYQHHQAHREKPAGQPPKPSEGHGKNCVPVIQRRYAHVGGEQSGSDTDTDSGYGGEQVEHLASHTGYYGQERQLKRALGEKRASLCIKQEDEACHKRSRVESSEDESLSCGESSSSSSSGHGSYMSAYSPHQAQPHPLCMPFYLIPPSAAAYLPMLEKCWYSGAMPMIYPGLGGSAQGMPSDRHAPSPSIMMSPRGRSPSPPTVAQSPMDSPAFLQVLKQVLPMNLETKD, from the exons GATGGATTTCCCTATGTATGTATACAAATCCCGTCGGGGAATGAAACGAGGAGATGATAGCAAG GAAACCTACAAACTGCCTCACCGACTTATCGAGAAGAAAAGGCGTGACAGGATAAACGAGTGCATCGCTCAGTTGAAAGATTTATTGCCCGAGCACCTGAAACTTACA ACTCTTGGCCATCTGGAGAAGGCTGTGGTTTTGGAGCTCACGCTTAAGCATGTGAAAGCTCTAACCACTCTACTGGAAAACCAGCAGCAGAAAATCCTCAGTCTGCAGAATGGCATGCAAAtcg AGCAGTCCTCTCCCAGCCAGGAGAACAGTGAGGAGATCTTCcgctcaggcttccatgtctgtGCCAAGGAGGTGCTGCAATACCTGGTCAACCAGGAGGGTCACGGTGACCTTTCACCCTCCCACATGGTCAACCACCTGCACAAGGTGGCCACTGAGGTCCTCCAGGGTCCTCCCCGTAGCCCCTGCAAACCCCGGTCTGAAGagaccaccatccactaccaacaTCATCAGGCCCACAGGGAGAAGCCTGCAGGCCAGCCCCCCAAGCCCAGTGAAGGCCATGGGAAGAACTGCGTTCCCGTCATCCAGCGGAGGTATGCCCATGTGGGCGGCGAGCAGAGCGGCAgcgatacagacacagacagcggCTACGGTGGCGAGCAGGTTGAGCATCTGGCGTCGCATACAGGGTACTACGGCCAGGAGAGACAGCTGAAGAGGGCGCTGGGAGAAAAGAGGGCATCACTTTGCATTAAGCAGGAAGATGAGGCGTGCCACAAACGCAGCCGGGTCGAGTCATCCGAGGACGAGTCTCTCTCATGCGGAGagtcatcctcatcctcctccagtGGCCACGGCAGCTACATGAGCGCCTACTCCCCTCACCAGGCCCAACCTCATCCCCTTTGCATGCCCTTCTACCTCATCCCCCCCTCTGCCGCTGCCTATCTGCCCATGCTGGAGAAGTGCTGGTACTCAGGGGCCATGCCCATGATTTACCCTGGCCTGGGAGGCTCCGCGCAGGGCATGCCTAGTGACAGGCATGCCCCCTCTCCCTCGATCATGATGTCCCCCAGGGggcgctctccctctccccctaccgTAGCCCAAAGCCCCATGGACTCCCCAGCCTTCCTCCAAGTGTTAAAGCAGGTACTTCCCATGAACCTGGAAACCAAAGACTGA